The genomic window GGCGCCGGCCGGCGAGCGCGTCCGCAAACTCTACCACCGCAAGCACACCTCGGACTTCATGGCTGAGATGAACCGCTCCGGTGCCTGGTGGGTCCGCCGATGGCACGCCGATGGGCAGGCAGAGAGCACCGAATAGGGATCCAACGCACGAGGTAGGCGTTGACTTGCCAACCAAACCAACGTGGGGTCCTCGCTTCGATAGTGAAGCGAGGATCCCGCATCTCACCGCAAAAGAATGTCCTTTTACAAAATCGTGCGCTGGTGATCGAGACCGAGGACGCGCACCTCATCGAGGTCTTCGACGTAGCGATAGATAACGACAAACGGCGAGGCCACGAGCTTGCGAACCCCCTGGCCATAGCGACGCACAATCGACGACGTCACGATAGGTGACCCCATCTCGGGAAACGCGGCAAGGAGTTCTACGCTCGACCGGATCTGAGCTCGCTTTGACGCCGGCTCTACATTCATGGCAACAGCTTCCACAAACGATTCGGCAAACCTGAGCCTAGCCACGGACAGCCACGCGCCCCTCTATCTCCCCGAAGGCGGCATCCAAAGACTCATAGACGCGCCCGGCCGAAAAGTCGGCCTCACCACGTTCGATGATCGACGAGAGGCGAGCCTCCTCAGCCGCCTGTATTCGAGCCTCGTCTATCGCCTGTTGGAACAGCTCTTCCGAGCAGAAAACAAAGGCGCCGTTCCCGTTCTCAGTGATGTGAACGACCTGCTTGCGGGCGATGTCCTTGATTTCTCTCTGTTGGGTCTGCAACGCGGTGGACGAGTAGATTGCCTCCATAGGAAACCTCCTATAAGAGATAGGTATGATTATATCTATATATATTACTATAGATATAACCTAGCCGATCTCCTCATCGACGTTGTCATCGAGGTAGCCGCTACCGATGCGGTCGATGTCGCGGGCAACCTTGCGAGCCGAAACCCCGACGTCGTGCACCTTGCGATCGAGCGCGTTGAACGAACGCTCGACATCCTCCATGCGCTCGGCGAGGCGTAGCGCGTTCTCCTGGAGCCCCACGATGAGCTCGACGACCTCGCGCACGTTCTGCGAGCGGTTGAAGTCATTCGTCAGCGCGACGATCGTCGTGACCGTGCCCATGAGTGTCGTCGGGGATACGATGGCCACGTGCCGGCGCAGTGCTACGTCGAATAGATCGGCATCATCGGCGCAGATCTGCGCGAACACGGCCTCGCTCGGCACGAACATCAGCGCGTGGTCGTCCGTCTCGGCATTGACGTACTTGTCCGCCACCTCGCGGATGCGCTCTTTGACGTCTGCCACGAAGCGCTGGTGGGCAGCCTTGCGCGCCGCCTCGTCAAGTCCCGGCTGCTGCATGGCCACGTAGTTCTCGAGAGGGAACTTCGAATCGATGGCCAGCACGCAGTCCGTCCCCGGCAGGTGAAGTGCCGCGTCGACAATCGTTCCGTTGGCGAGGTGATACTGCGTCTCATAGACATCGCGACTCGCCCCGGCATAGTCCCCGAGCAGTACGTCGAGCTGATATTCGCCCCACGTCCCACGCGTCTTGTGGTTGAGCATGATGGCGCCCATGTCCTCGACGCTGCGCCGCACGCTCGCCAGCGTGTCCGACGTCTGCGTGCCCTGAGCCCC from Coriobacteriia bacterium includes these protein-coding regions:
- a CDS encoding type II toxin-antitoxin system RelE/ParE family toxin, which encodes MNVEPASKRAQIRSSVELLAAFPEMGSPIVTSSIVRRYGQGVRKLVASPFVVIYRYVEDLDEVRVLGLDHQRTIL
- a CDS encoding DNA recombination protein RmuC; this encodes MESIVDIPGFGEVPVGVLIAVVVLVALLVVAVVLLALVLVRLPRRGVPGQPGPDGLYAADQMRQAVGGLVSQNQATTQWLADSLSAISGGLSTQGASTAETVRQVQERLVQLAAQLEPQAASTATDVRGVQEQLRSLAASLTPSAEATRVSVTELQRGLADLRAFVGAQGTQTSDTLASVRRSVEDMGAIMLNHKTRGTWGEYQLDVLLGDYAGASRDVYETQYHLANGTIVDAALHLPGTDCVLAIDSKFPLENYVAMQQPGLDEAARKAAHQRFVADVKERIREVADKYVNAETDDHALMFVPSEAVFAQICADDADLFDVALRRHVAIVSPTTLMGTVTTIVALTNDFNRSQNVREVVELIVGLQENALRLAERMEDVERSFNALDRKVHDVGVSARKVARDIDRIGSGYLDDNVDEEIG